CCGTCGTCGCGCGAGCGCATCGAGGCGGAGTCGCGCTACCTCCCGCTGGGCGCCATGGTGATGCGCATCGCCGGCATCTACGGGCCCGGGCGCGGCATTCACACGCGCCTGCTGTCGGGGGCGCTCCGGCTGCCCGAAGGCGGCGGCGGACGCATCTCCCGCATCTACGTCGATGACCTGGTGGAGTCCATTCGCGTGGTGCTGACGCGCGGCGAGCCCGGCGCCCTGTACTGCGTCGCGGATGACCGCTCCGCGCCCTCCGAGGAGCCGGTGGCCTGGCTCAGCCAGCGCCTGGGCGTGCCGATGCCGCCCCGCATTCCCCTGGCGCAGCTCAATGAGACACTGAGAGGCGACCGCGACATCTCCAACGCGCGCCTGAAGTCGCTGGGCTGGGCACCGCGCTACCCGGACTTCATCTCGGGGTACACGGCGCTCCTGAAGGCGGAGGGCCACGGCGCCGGACCGACGCAGCTTGTCATCCGCAGGTTGGTGGCGGAGGACGCGGAGGCGTTCAAGGCGCTGCGGCTGCGGGGGCTGCGGGACAACCCCGAGTCCTTCGCGGCCTCGGTGGAGGAGGATTCGGCGCTGTCCCTGGAGGCCGTGCGTGGCTGGCTGGTGGGGGCGTCCCAGTGTGTCCTGGGTGCCTTTGACGGTGGGCAGCTCGTGGGCGCGTTGGGGCTGAATCGCGAGTCCCGGGCCCGGCTGGCGCACAAGGCGATGGTGTGGGGCATGTACGTGGCGCCGGAGGTCCGCTCGCGGGGCGTGGGCCGACGGCTGCTGACGGCGCTCATCGACGAGGCGCGGAAGATGGGCGGCCTCAAGTGCCTGCTGCTCGCGGTCTCGGTGGGGAACGCGCCCGCGCACGCGCTGTACCGCTCGCTGGGGTTCCGGACCTATGGCGTGGAGCCCAACGCGCTGAAGGTGGGGGAGACGTTCCTCGACGAGGAGTTGATGGTCCTCACCCTGTGAGCCGAGCCGGGTGACAGATTCTTGAGGGGCTGGTGTTCCAGGAGACGCGCGAGGCCGGAGGCGGCAGGACACGGGAACCGAGGGCTTTTCGCCGCGCTGGAGACGCACTGCGCATGGCACCTGGCACCCCTGACTGGCTTCTGGAGCGAATCATCCTGCGCGAACTGCCGCCAGAGGCGCTGTCCGCCGCGCGAGCCCGGCTCGAGCGTGAGCCCGGTGGCGCCGCGAGGCTGGCCCGGCTGGAAGCGGACTCCCGCCAGACACTGGCGCGTCATCCGCCCGCCGAAGTCGCCGCCGAGGTGGCCCGGCGCGAGCACGAGTCCCAGGTCCGCACGGAGACGGCACGGCGCGGCAACTCGCAAGGGTGGCATGGGCTGTCACTCAGCGTCCCCGTGGCCGCCTCGCTGGCGCTGCTCTTCATGTCCGCGCCGGAGGAGCAGCCGGAGCCGTCCAATTCACCGGTGCCGCTCATCGTGATGCTGGACACCGTGCGCATCAAGGGTGGGCCGCGCCTGCGGGTCCACCGGCAGGGCGCGGGCGAGCCGGAGTTGCTCGGTGAACAGGCCCGGGCGCGCCGCGGTGACGTCCTGCAACTCAGCTACGTGTCGGGTGGAAGCCGCCATGGTGTCGTGGTGTCGGTGGATGGGCGCGGCGCCGTGACGCTGCACCATCCCTCGATGCTGTCGGGAAGCACGGAGCTGGGCCCCGGCGAGGCGGTGCCGCTGGCCCATGCCTACGAACTCGATGACGCGCCGGACTTCGAGCGCTTCCTCTTCGTGACGTCCGATGCACCCCTGGAGGTGGCGTCGGTCCTGGAGGCGGCGCGCGCGCTTGCCCGGCGGCCCACCGACGCGCGCACCCTGCCGCTGCCACTTCCGGATACCCTGGGCCAGACGTCCTTCACGTTGGAAAAGGTGCGGTGATGACGCGGTCCCTCCTGTTTTCGCTCCTGCTCGTGCCCGCCCTGGCCGCCGCGGCTCCCTCGGCCTCGGCGCCGCAGGCGTCGGTGCGCCGCTTCGCGCTGCTGGTGGGCGTCAACGACGGTGGCGAGGGACGGGCCCGGCTCCGGTACGCCGTCACGGATGCGCGCTCGTTCGGCGACGTGCTGGAGGAACTCGGAGGGGTGCAGCCGCAGGACAAGCTGCTGCTGATGGAGGGCGACCGCGCGGCGCTGGAGTCCGCCCTGGTCCGCTTCAAGGCGATGCTGGCGGCGGCGACCACGCCGGGCACGCGCATCGAGGCGCTCGTCTACTATTCGGGCCACTCCGACGAGCAGGGGCTGCTCCTCCAGAAGGATCGCTTCGGCTACCGCGAGCTGCGCAAGGCGCTGGAGTCGCTTCCCGCCGACGTGCGCATCGCCATCCTGGACTCGTGCGCGTCCGGCACGCTGGCCCGCCAGAAGGGCGGCGTGCGGCGTCCGGCCTTCATGGTGGATGCGTCCTCCGCGGTGCGAGGCCATGCCATCCTCACGTCGTCTTCCGAGGATGAGGTGTCCCAGGAGTCCGACCGCATCGGCGGCTCGTTCTTCACCCACAACCTGGTGTCCGGCCTGCGCGGCGCGGCGGACGTCTCAGGGGATGGCCGGGTGACGCTGCACGAGGCCTACCAGTTCGCCTTCCACGAGACGCTGGCCCGCACGGAAGAGACGCGGGCCGGGGCGCAGCACCCCGCGTATGACATCGAGCTGGCGGGCACGGGCGACCTGGTGATGACGGACCTGCGCTCCACCGCCGCGGTGCTCGTCCTGGGGGACCTGGTGGACGGGCGGCTCTACGTCCGTGACTCCCAGGGACGCCTGGTGGTGGAGCTGAAGAAGTACGCGGGCCGCACCACCGAGCTGGGGCTGCAGAAGGGCCGTTACTCGGTGATGCGCAAGGTGCTGGACCAGACCTCGCAGGCGGAGTTCGAGCTGGGGGAGGGCGGCCGGACGGTGCTGGCGGCCTCCGCCTTCCGCGCGGTGCAGGGGGAGCTGACGGCCATGCGCGGCGGTGGGCCCCTGCCGGCGAGTCTCTCGTCGGGCGCCGGTGCCGGCGTGGCGGAAGTCGCCGCGGCGGGCAGCGGGCACCGCTCGCGCTTCTTCAACGTGGGCCTGTTCCCCGGCCTCCAGACGAATGACCTGATGAACGCCGGCGAGCCCGTGGACAACCATCTCTCCATGTCCATGGGCGTGTCCCGCATGGCGCGGCTGGACGGCGTGGCAATGGCCCTGGGCGCGAACGTGGCCACGGACAGGGTGGACGGGTTGCAGCTGGCCCTGGGCGCCAACGTGGTGCGGGGCGACATGTCGGGCACGCAGCTGGCCGTGGGCGGCAACTGGGCGCACGGAAAGGCGGAGGGCATCCAGGCCGCGGTCGGGCTCAATGTGGCGCGGTCCAGCGGCTCGCTCGGGCAGCTGGCGGTGGGTGCCAATGTGTCCGGCACGTCGCTGGTGGGAGCGCAATTGGCCGTGGGCGGCAACTGGACGGCGGGGAACGTCGACGGTGTGCAGGGTGCGGTGGCGTTCAACCACACGCGGGACCGGATGGCGGGCCTCCAGGTGGCCGTGGGCCTGAACTGGGCGGCGGAGGCCCGGGGCGCGCAGCTGTCCCTCGTCAATGTGGGCGGTGACGTGAAGGGCGCGCAGGTGGGGATTGTCAACGTGGCGGGGCGGATGAGCGGCCTCCAGCTCGGGCTCGTGAACGTGTCGCGGGAGCTGGATTCCGGTGTGCCGGTGGGCCTGGTGAGCATCGCGCGCAACGGCCAGTTCCACGTCGAGGCCTTCGGCAATGACTTCAACTACGCCAACACCGCCATCAAGGTGGGCAGCCGCTACCTCTACACGACGCTCGTGTTGGGCATGGGCACCATGGAGGGCGCGCGTGGCCCCAGCCACTGGTCGCTGGGCCTGGGGCTCGGCGCGCACATCCCAATCTCCGAGCGCTTCTTCCTGGACGTGGACGCGGTGACGAACACCCTCTATGGCTGGAATCTGTCCTTTGAAGGCGACCGCCGCCTGCACCAGCTCCGGCTGGTGGCGGGGTTCCAGGTGGCGCGGAACCTGGCCATCATCGGCGGGCCCACGCTCAACGTGTTGCATGACTCGAACGGCGAGCCCGTGTCGAACCTGAGCCGTCTGTCGAACCTGGACGCAGGGGGCGTGCTCCTGTGGCCCGGTGTACAGGTGGGCCTGCGCATCTGAAGTAAGGACCAATGGCTCCCATCAGCGGGACGAAAGCGTGCCTGGGAATGACGTCTTTCCATGGGGACTTCCCCGGTGAGAGGCTGACCCTCCGGCCCAGAATCGCGGCCGGTGTCACCCTTGAGCTGGGGGAGAGATGTCCAAGTTGCTGTTCGCGGCCTTCAATGACGGCGTGAGCTTGTCCATGGCGGGCAACCATGAGGCGGCCATCCTCGCTTTCGACAAGGTGCTCGCCGTGGACCCCAAGCACGTCCCGGCGCTCACCGCGAAGGGGGCGTCACTGGCCACGCTGGAGCGCTTCGAGGAGGCGCTGCGCTGCTTCGAGCGCGCCATCGAAGTGGACCCCACCGAGGCCGAGGCCCACCGCGACGCGGCCCTCTGCCAGTTGGAGCTGGGGGAGCCGGAGGCCGCCGCGCAGCTGCTCCAGCGCGCCACGCAGCTCAACCCCACGCCGGGCTACCGCGAGTCCGCCGCCGTTCAAATCTACACCCTGGGCAACGCGCTGCTGACGCGGGGCTCCCGTCGCCCGGACAAGGCCCGCTACCGCCAGGCCCGCCATGTCTTCGAACTGGCGCTGACGCTGTCTCCTGGTTCCGCCGAGTGCGCCCGGGCCCTGGCAGACGTGTGGGAGCACCTGGGCGACCCCGTTCAGAGAGACCACTACGCCCAGCTCGCCACCCGGCTCCGCCCCGTGCCGGCCTAGCAGTCGGCCCGCCGGGGCCTGGATGGGACGCAGCCCCCTTCCGGTTTCAAGTCCGGACGCGGCAAAGCGGTTCGAAGTGTTACATCTGCCGCGGCCTTTTTCCGCAATAGTTCACGCAATTCGCGTGAAGTACGACAACGCCGCCCGGGAGAACTGAAGATGATCGTCATGCTCGAGCCGGACTCGCCTGAGTCCGTGGTGTCCGCCGTCCTCCAGGTTGCTTCCCAGTACAAGGGAGTGACGCCGCGGACGCACGTCATCGGTGGCTCCGAGTACACGATTACGGAGGTCTACCTGCTGGGTTCCACCGCGCAGGTGCCCGTGGAGCCCTTCGAGCAGATTCCCGGCGTGCGGCAGGTGGTGCGCGTGTCGCAGAAGTACCGCGTCATCGGGCGGCACAAGGGCCAGCGGACGTCCGCCGGCTTCGAGTACAACGGCGTCACCTTCGACGAGCGCTCCGTGAATGTGTTCGCTGGCCTGTGTGCCGTGGACAACCCGGAGAACGTGGACACGATGATGGCGGCGCTTGCTCGCTTGGGCATCCGCACCACGCGCATGGGCGCCTACAAGCCCCGCACCAACCCCTACGAGTTCCAGGGCCTGGGCGCCGCCTGCCTGCCCTGGGTGTTCGAATCCGCGGGCAAGCACGGCATCAAGGTCATCGCGATGGAGGTGACGCACCCGCGTCACATCGACGAGATTCGCGACGCGCTCGAGCGCTCCGGCAACGCCACGGGCGTCATGCTCCAGGTGGGCACGCGCAACGCGCAGAACTTCGAGCTGCTCAAGAGCATTGGCCAGCAGCGTGTCTTCCCGGTGCTCTTCAAGCGCGGCATGGGCATCACCCTGGAGGAGTCGCTCAACGCGTGTGAGTACGTGGCGAGCGAGGGCAATCCGAAAATCATCTTCTGCCTCCGCGGCGTGAAGACGCACCTGGGTGACCCGCACCGCAACATGGTGGACTTCGCCCACGTGCCCGTGGTGCGCCGGCTGACGCGCCTGCCGGTGTGCGTGGACCCGTCGCACGCCATTGGCCAGGCCGCGCCGCCGCCGGACGGACTGCCGGACATCTTCCACGCCATTGGCCAGGGGCTCATCGCGGGCGCGTCCATGGTGCTGGTGGACTTCCACCCGCACCCGGAGGCCGCCCTGTGTGACGGCCCCCAGGCCCTGCGCATGGAGCAGCTCCCCGCACTGCAGCGCTACGTCCAACTGGTGCGCTCCGCGTACGAGACGGCCGTGCAGAGCGGCGACGGGCTCCAGGCCACCGGCGCCTGAGCGAGCCTCACACCACGCCGTAGCTTCCGAGCACCCGCAGGGTGACGCAGGCGGCCTGGGCCGCGGCCACCGCCTCGCGTACCCGCGGGTCCTCCAGCGCGCCGTCCACGTCCAGGCACCACACGTACTCCCAGGCGCGGCGCTGCGGCCGGGACTCCAGCCGCGCCACGTTGAGGCCGCGCGAGGAGAAGGCGCTCATCACGCGGAACAGCGCGCCCGGCCCGTTCTCCACGGTGAAGGCCAGCGCCGTTTTCCGCCGCGTCCACGTCCGTTCGGGCGCGGTCCCCAGGGCGATGAAGCGCGTGAAGTTGTCCGGCGAGTCCTCCACGCCTTCCTCCAGCACGGCCAGCCCGTACAGGTCCGCGGACATGCGGCTGGCGATGGCGGCCGTGTGCGGAGGCTTCTCCTCCGCCACCTTTCGCGCGGCGATGGCGGTGTTCGCCTCCGGCAGCGGTGAGATGCCCCGCCGTCGCAGGTAGCCCGCGCATTGCGCCAGGGCCTGCGGGTGGGAGAGGGCCTGCTGGACGTCGTCCAGTGACAGGCCCGGTGGGGCCAGCAGGCAGTGGCGGATGCGCAGGGACAGCTCGCCCGTCGCCGGCACGTCATGCTCCAGCAGCAGGTCCACCGTCTCCGCCACGGGCCCGCCCAGCGAGCTCTCCACCGGCACCACGCCGCCGTGCACGCGGCCTTCGGCCACGGCTTCGAAGACGGCGCGGAAGGTGAGGCAGGGGACGGCCTCCACGTCGGCGCCATGCAGCGCGCGCAGGGCCTCTTCTCCGTAGGCGCCAGGCTCGCCCTGGAAGGCGATGCGACGCGGCGACTCAGGCATGAGGCGACTCCGCGCGCGCATACGTCCCCAGCACGCGCAGCGACGAGGTGAGCGGACGGATGTCGTCGAGCGCCGCCGTCACCGCTGCGGAGGCGGCGTGGCCCTCCACGTCCAGGTAGAAGCGGTACTGCCACGGCTGCCCCGGGATGGGGCGCGACTCCAGCTTGCTCAGGTTCACGCCGCGCAGGGTGAGCCGCTGGAGCATCTCTCCCAACGTGCCGGGCTTGTGCTCCAGCACCACCAGCAGGGACGTCTTGCACGGCACGCCGGGCGCCAGGGGCGAGGCCTCACGGCCCACCTCCACGAAGCGCGTGTAGTCGAAGGCCGGCTGCAAATCGCCCGCGAGCACCTCCAGGCCGAAGCGCTGCGCCGCCGTCTCGCTGGCGATGGCCGCCACCGACGCGTCGTTGCGCTCGCGGACCTTCTGCGCCGCGCCGCCGGTGTCCACGTCCGGCACCGCGCGGGCCCAGGGCACCTTCTCCCGGAGGAACGTCTCGCACTGCGCCAGCGCCTGCGGATGAGACAGCACCTCCCGCAGGCCTTCCAGCTTCGCGCCCGGCAGGCCCAGCAGGCGGTGGTCCACCTGGCTGACCAGCTCTGCGGTGATGACCACGCCGCCCTCGGCGAGCAGGTCATACGTCTCGTTCATGCTGCCCGCGGTGGTGTTCTCGATGGGCAGCAGCACCAGGTCCTGCTCGCCGCGGCGGAGCGCCTCCACGGCCTCTCGCGCATGGTCGAAGCCGGACAGCAGCACGCCGCCCGCGCGGTGCCCATAGCGGCGGCGCGCGGCCAGGTGGCTGTAGGAGCCCTCCACGCCGGGGTAGGCCACGCGCAGGGGCG
This window of the Myxococcus xanthus genome carries:
- a CDS encoding caspase family protein, with protein sequence MTRSLLFSLLLVPALAAAAPSASAPQASVRRFALLVGVNDGGEGRARLRYAVTDARSFGDVLEELGGVQPQDKLLLMEGDRAALESALVRFKAMLAAATTPGTRIEALVYYSGHSDEQGLLLQKDRFGYRELRKALESLPADVRIAILDSCASGTLARQKGGVRRPAFMVDASSAVRGHAILTSSSEDEVSQESDRIGGSFFTHNLVSGLRGAADVSGDGRVTLHEAYQFAFHETLARTEETRAGAQHPAYDIELAGTGDLVMTDLRSTAAVLVLGDLVDGRLYVRDSQGRLVVELKKYAGRTTELGLQKGRYSVMRKVLDQTSQAEFELGEGGRTVLAASAFRAVQGELTAMRGGGPLPASLSSGAGAGVAEVAAAGSGHRSRFFNVGLFPGLQTNDLMNAGEPVDNHLSMSMGVSRMARLDGVAMALGANVATDRVDGLQLALGANVVRGDMSGTQLAVGGNWAHGKAEGIQAAVGLNVARSSGSLGQLAVGANVSGTSLVGAQLAVGGNWTAGNVDGVQGAVAFNHTRDRMAGLQVAVGLNWAAEARGAQLSLVNVGGDVKGAQVGIVNVAGRMSGLQLGLVNVSRELDSGVPVGLVSIARNGQFHVEAFGNDFNYANTAIKVGSRYLYTTLVLGMGTMEGARGPSHWSLGLGLGAHIPISERFFLDVDAVTNTLYGWNLSFEGDRRLHQLRLVAGFQVARNLAIIGGPTLNVLHDSNGEPVSNLSRLSNLDAGGVLLWPGVQVGLRI
- a CDS encoding GNAT family N-acetyltransferase, whose protein sequence is MTPPLVLLGSGYTLTRLAVAEARAGRDVLAATRDAARRAELERAGARVTDLEDALTRTAGAHVVVSVPPDAGLDTRIASALAGQVPARLVYLSSTGVYGRARGHVDEDTPVELSTPSSRERIEAESRYLPLGAMVMRIAGIYGPGRGIHTRLLSGALRLPEGGGGRISRIYVDDLVESIRVVLTRGEPGALYCVADDRSAPSEEPVAWLSQRLGVPMPPRIPLAQLNETLRGDRDISNARLKSLGWAPRYPDFISGYTALLKAEGHGAGPTQLVIRRLVAEDAEAFKALRLRGLRDNPESFAASVEEDSALSLEAVRGWLVGASQCVLGAFDGGQLVGALGLNRESRARLAHKAMVWGMYVAPEVRSRGVGRRLLTALIDEARKMGGLKCLLLAVSVGNAPAHALYRSLGFRTYGVEPNALKVGETFLDEELMVLTL
- the pheA gene encoding prephenate dehydratase, with the protein product MPESPRRIAFQGEPGAYGEEALRALHGADVEAVPCLTFRAVFEAVAEGRVHGGVVPVESSLGGPVAETVDLLLEHDVPATGELSLRIRHCLLAPPGLSLDDVQQALSHPQALAQCAGYLRRRGISPLPEANTAIAARKVAEEKPPHTAAIASRMSADLYGLAVLEEGVEDSPDNFTRFIALGTAPERTWTRRKTALAFTVENGPGALFRVMSAFSSRGLNVARLESRPQRRAWEYVWCLDVDGALEDPRVREAVAAAQAACVTLRVLGSYGVV
- a CDS encoding tetratricopeptide repeat protein, which encodes MSKLLFAAFNDGVSLSMAGNHEAAILAFDKVLAVDPKHVPALTAKGASLATLERFEEALRCFERAIEVDPTEAEAHRDAALCQLELGEPEAAAQLLQRATQLNPTPGYRESAAVQIYTLGNALLTRGSRRPDKARYRQARHVFELALTLSPGSAECARALADVWEHLGDPVQRDHYAQLATRLRPVPA
- a CDS encoding 3-deoxy-7-phosphoheptulonate synthase, giving the protein MIVMLEPDSPESVVSAVLQVASQYKGVTPRTHVIGGSEYTITEVYLLGSTAQVPVEPFEQIPGVRQVVRVSQKYRVIGRHKGQRTSAGFEYNGVTFDERSVNVFAGLCAVDNPENVDTMMAALARLGIRTTRMGAYKPRTNPYEFQGLGAACLPWVFESAGKHGIKVIAMEVTHPRHIDEIRDALERSGNATGVMLQVGTRNAQNFELLKSIGQQRVFPVLFKRGMGITLEESLNACEYVASEGNPKIIFCLRGVKTHLGDPHRNMVDFAHVPVVRRLTRLPVCVDPSHAIGQAAPPPDGLPDIFHAIGQGLIAGASMVLVDFHPHPEAALCDGPQALRMEQLPALQRYVQLVRSAYETAVQSGDGLQATGA
- a CDS encoding bifunctional chorismate mutase/prephenate dehydratase, with the translated sequence MTTLPDLDLIRTSIERIDEEILDALRRRMALADDVARAKLAAAAPFRDQRREDLLLRRIRTRAAEHGLDPHEVERIWRLFIDMSVARQHELVTRLDTTPLRVAYPGVEGSYSHLAARRRYGHRAGGVLLSGFDHAREAVEALRRGEQDLVLLPIENTTAGSMNETYDLLAEGGVVITAELVSQVDHRLLGLPGAKLEGLREVLSHPQALAQCETFLREKVPWARAVPDVDTGGAAQKVRERNDASVAAIASETAAQRFGLEVLAGDLQPAFDYTRFVEVGREASPLAPGVPCKTSLLVVLEHKPGTLGEMLQRLTLRGVNLSKLESRPIPGQPWQYRFYLDVEGHAASAAVTAALDDIRPLTSSLRVLGTYARAESPHA